The Hymenobacter oligotrophus genome has a window encoding:
- the trpA gene encoding tryptophan synthase subunit alpha codes for MQTATQPDNVVQTNRFADLFARKSQGLLNLYITAGYPGLHDTVPLLRTLADAGADILEIGVPFSDPLADGPVIQQTSTVALRNGMTLRRLLDELQGVRQHLPDTPLLLMGYLNPVMQLGMEHFCRRASEAGIDGVILPDLPAEEYADFYQETFRRYNLRKVFLITPQTSEARIRRLDELTDAFLYLVSGPGLTGGNQTADKTAQDAYLQRIAQMNLRNPRLVGFGIADRASFNQACQHANGAIIGSALLRAIEGADDPHAAARQFVQSIR; via the coding sequence GTGCAAACCGCAACTCAGCCCGATAACGTGGTTCAGACCAACCGCTTCGCCGACCTCTTTGCGCGCAAGTCGCAGGGGCTGCTCAACCTATACATTACGGCTGGCTACCCCGGCCTCCACGACACCGTTCCGCTGCTGCGCACCTTGGCCGATGCCGGTGCTGATATTCTGGAAATAGGCGTACCCTTTTCCGACCCCTTGGCCGACGGTCCGGTGATTCAGCAAACCAGCACCGTGGCCTTGCGCAACGGCATGACGCTGCGCCGTTTGCTCGATGAGCTGCAGGGCGTTCGGCAGCATTTGCCCGATACGCCGTTGCTGCTGATGGGCTACCTGAACCCCGTGATGCAGCTAGGCATGGAGCATTTTTGCCGCCGCGCTTCCGAAGCAGGTATCGATGGCGTAATCCTGCCCGATCTGCCCGCCGAAGAGTACGCCGACTTCTACCAGGAAACCTTCCGCCGCTATAACCTACGCAAGGTGTTCCTCATCACGCCGCAAACCTCGGAAGCTCGCATCCGCCGCCTCGACGAGCTAACCGATGCGTTCCTGTACCTGGTGTCGGGCCCGGGCCTGACGGGCGGCAACCAAACCGCCGACAAAACCGCGCAGGACGCTTACCTGCAGCGCATTGCCCAAATGAACTTGCGCAACCCGCGCCTAGTAGGCTTTGGCATTGCCGATCGGGCCTCGTTCAATCAGGCCTGCCAGCACGCCAACGGCGCCATCATCGGCTCGGCCTTGCTGCGCGCCATAGAAGGCGCCGACGACCCGCACGCCGCCGCTCGCCAATTTGTTCAAAGCATCCGCTAG
- the trpB gene encoding tryptophan synthase subunit beta: MSFQPTARGYYGQFGGAFIPEMLYPNVEELREQYLGILADPDFQQEYQQLLRDYVGRPTPLFRAKRLSERYGATIYLKREDLCHTGAHKVNNTVGQILLAERLGKKRIIAETGAGQHGVATATVCALRGLECIVYMGAVDMERQKPNVARMCMLGAEVRPATSGSQTLKDATNEAIRDWISNPTDTHYIIGSVVGPHPYPDLVARLQSVISEEIRKQLLAQADRELPDYVVACVGGGSNAAGAFYHFLDEPTVQLVAVEAAGHGVHTDKSAATSVLGRPGIIHGSRTLLMQDEHGQITEPHSISAGLDYPGIGPLHAFLADSGRAKFVAVTDEDALQAAQLCSRLEGIIPALETAHAFSALDQLELKPTDVVVLNLSGRGDKDLETYLRELHLA; the protein is encoded by the coding sequence ATGTCCTTTCAACCCACTGCCCGCGGCTACTACGGCCAGTTTGGTGGCGCTTTCATCCCGGAAATGCTCTACCCCAACGTGGAGGAGCTGCGCGAGCAATACCTAGGCATTCTGGCCGATCCGGATTTTCAGCAGGAGTACCAGCAGCTGCTGCGCGACTACGTTGGTCGGCCCACGCCGCTGTTCCGAGCCAAGCGCCTCTCGGAGCGCTACGGAGCTACTATTTACCTGAAGCGTGAAGACCTGTGCCATACCGGCGCCCACAAGGTGAACAACACCGTGGGTCAGATTTTGCTGGCCGAGCGCCTAGGTAAAAAGCGCATCATTGCCGAAACGGGAGCCGGCCAGCACGGCGTAGCCACGGCGACAGTGTGCGCGCTGCGCGGGCTGGAGTGCATTGTGTACATGGGCGCCGTGGATATGGAGCGGCAAAAGCCCAACGTGGCCCGCATGTGCATGCTGGGGGCTGAAGTGCGGCCCGCCACCAGCGGCAGCCAAACGCTGAAAGACGCCACCAACGAAGCCATCCGCGACTGGATTTCAAACCCCACCGATACACATTACATCATCGGCTCGGTGGTGGGCCCGCACCCGTACCCCGATTTGGTAGCGCGCTTGCAGTCGGTGATAAGCGAAGAAATCCGGAAGCAGCTGCTCGCGCAAGCCGACCGCGAGCTGCCCGACTATGTGGTGGCCTGCGTAGGAGGCGGCTCCAACGCAGCAGGTGCCTTTTACCACTTCCTCGACGAGCCCACCGTGCAGTTGGTAGCCGTGGAAGCTGCCGGCCACGGCGTGCACACCGATAAATCGGCCGCTACTTCAGTGCTGGGTCGGCCGGGTATTATCCACGGCAGCCGCACGCTGCTGATGCAGGACGAGCACGGGCAGATTACCGAGCCGCACTCCATTTCGGCTGGCCTCGATTACCCCGGTATTGGTCCGCTGCACGCCTTTCTGGCCGATTCGGGTCGCGCTAAGTTTGTGGCCGTTACCGACGAAGACGCCCTGCAAGCTGCGCAGCTCTGCAGCCGCCTCGAAGGCATCATTCCGGCGCTCGAAACGGCGCACGCTTTCTCGGCGCTCGATCAGCTCGAGCTGAAGCCCACGGATGTGGTGGTACTTAACCTGTCGGGCCGCGGCGACAAAGACCTCGAGACCTACCTGCGCGAGCTGCACCTAGCCTAG
- a CDS encoding phosphoribosylanthranilate isomerase: MTAAHSLLTTALPTASANRPLVKVCGLKYPDNVAQVVAQEVDMLGFIFAPKSPRYALDTLDAAQMRSLSVIKVGVFVNERTAVIRRIALHFGLDAVQLHGHETPAECAELAAAGLAVIKAFGVGESFDFSQLEAYVPHCSLFVFDTAGPAAGGNGVAFNWELLRRYHLPTPYLLAGGLGPDNAAAAGALTLPGLAGFDLNSKLEQAPGLKNPALLRETLSQLRPAATSIR, translated from the coding sequence ATGACTGCTGCTCACTCGTTGCTGACCACTGCACTGCCTACCGCATCGGCTAACCGGCCGTTGGTGAAGGTATGCGGCCTGAAGTACCCCGACAACGTAGCCCAAGTGGTTGCGCAGGAGGTGGACATGCTGGGCTTCATCTTCGCCCCGAAGTCGCCGCGCTATGCGCTGGATACCCTGGATGCCGCCCAAATGCGCAGCCTTTCGGTTATCAAAGTAGGAGTGTTCGTAAACGAGCGCACAGCCGTAATCCGGCGAATTGCTTTGCACTTTGGTCTTGATGCTGTGCAGCTCCACGGCCACGAAACGCCGGCCGAGTGCGCTGAGCTGGCTGCGGCCGGCCTCGCGGTTATCAAGGCGTTCGGAGTAGGGGAGTCGTTCGACTTCAGTCAGTTAGAGGCCTACGTGCCGCACTGCAGCCTGTTTGTGTTCGATACGGCCGGGCCCGCTGCTGGCGGCAACGGCGTAGCCTTCAACTGGGAGCTGCTGCGCCGCTACCACCTGCCCACGCCTTACCTGCTGGCCGGCGGCCTAGGACCCGACAATGCTGCTGCAGCCGGTGCCCTAACCTTACCCGGCCTAGCTGGTTTCGACCTCAACAGCAAGCTCGAGCAAGCACCTGGCCTGAAGAACCCGGCGCTGCTCCGCGAAACGCTGAGCCAGCTGCGCCCGGCGGCTACATCCATCCGCTAA
- the trpC gene encoding indole-3-glycerol phosphate synthase TrpC translates to MSTTISPPDVLARIVAHKQQEVAERRSLVPTTLLERSQYFNSPTLSLLGYLRRPELSGIIAEFKRRSPSKGWINEFAKVERTTLGYMMAGASALSILTDTEFFGGKNDDLTTARKFNLCPILRKDFVIDEYQLLEARSIGADAVLLIASVLEPTEVRRLGLFAKDLGLEVLLEVHDREELLRTLDVAIEAVDLVGVNNRDLRDFSVNIERSLELAQLLPARLGRVAESGLRTAADIQVLRQAGFDGFLIGETLMRNSRPEKACAALIQQLRELQTVR, encoded by the coding sequence ATGAGCACTACCATTTCGCCCCCCGATGTACTCGCCCGCATTGTGGCCCACAAACAGCAGGAGGTAGCCGAGCGCCGCAGCTTGGTGCCCACCACGCTGCTCGAGCGCAGCCAGTACTTCAACTCGCCTACGTTGTCGTTGCTAGGCTACCTGCGCCGGCCCGAGCTCAGCGGCATCATTGCCGAGTTTAAGCGCCGCTCGCCTTCGAAAGGCTGGATCAACGAGTTTGCCAAGGTGGAGCGTACCACCCTAGGCTACATGATGGCCGGGGCTTCGGCATTGTCCATCCTCACCGATACCGAGTTCTTCGGCGGCAAAAACGACGACCTGACCACGGCCCGCAAGTTCAACTTGTGCCCCATCCTGCGCAAGGATTTTGTGATTGATGAATACCAACTGCTCGAAGCCCGCAGCATTGGTGCCGATGCCGTGCTGCTGATTGCCAGCGTGCTCGAGCCTACTGAGGTACGTCGCCTAGGTCTGTTTGCCAAGGACCTAGGGCTGGAGGTGCTGCTCGAAGTGCACGACCGCGAAGAGCTGCTGCGCACCCTCGACGTAGCCATTGAGGCCGTGGACCTGGTGGGCGTGAACAACCGCGACCTGCGCGACTTTTCGGTGAACATCGAACGCTCGTTGGAGCTGGCCCAGTTGCTGCCCGCCCGCCTAGGTCGGGTAGCCGAAAGCGGCCTGCGCACCGCCGCCGACATTCAGGTGCTGCGCCAAGCTGGGTTTGATGGTTTCCTGATCGGGGAAACACTCATGCGCAACAGCCGCCCCGAGAAAGCCTGCGCCGCGCTTATTCAGCAGCTGCGCGAACTGCAAACCGTGCGCTAA
- the trpD gene encoding anthranilate phosphoribosyltransferase produces the protein MKQLLTALFEHHNLSRIEAHELMLRLGQGEVNDAEAAALLTVFRMRPITVPELAGFRDALLELCRDPELGTHEVLDIVGTGGDGKETLNISTLASFVVAGAGYKVVKHGNFGVSSSVGASNILAYFGYDFDSPTHRLRHQLEAANICFLHAPAFHPAMRRIAPVRRDLGVRTFFNMLGPLINPARPTAQLLGVYSLELLRLYQYLLQESGTRYAVVHALDGYDELSLTGDAKIATSDEGERLLTAAELGLPVCRTEDLVGGRSVEGSARIFRDVLDGKGTRPQCDVVAANAALGITCINPNISLPDALEAAYESLDSGRARQAFTTLLNT, from the coding sequence ATGAAACAACTGCTCACTGCCCTGTTCGAACACCACAACCTAAGCCGCATCGAGGCCCACGAGCTGATGCTGCGCCTAGGTCAGGGCGAGGTGAACGACGCCGAAGCTGCCGCCCTGCTGACCGTTTTTCGGATGCGCCCCATTACGGTGCCCGAGCTGGCTGGCTTCCGCGATGCGCTGCTTGAACTGTGCCGCGACCCGGAGCTGGGCACCCACGAAGTGCTCGATATCGTGGGCACCGGCGGCGACGGCAAAGAAACCCTGAACATCAGCACACTGGCCAGCTTTGTGGTGGCCGGTGCTGGGTATAAGGTGGTGAAGCACGGCAATTTTGGCGTGTCGTCGTCGGTGGGGGCTTCTAATATCTTAGCTTATTTCGGCTACGATTTCGATTCGCCAACCCATCGGCTGCGCCATCAGCTGGAGGCGGCCAACATCTGCTTTCTGCACGCGCCGGCGTTTCACCCGGCTATGCGCCGCATTGCGCCGGTTCGGCGCGACCTAGGCGTGCGCACGTTCTTCAACATGCTGGGGCCGCTCATCAACCCCGCTCGCCCTACGGCGCAGCTGTTGGGCGTGTATAGCCTCGAGCTGTTGCGACTGTACCAATACTTGCTGCAGGAAAGCGGCACCCGCTACGCCGTGGTGCACGCCCTCGATGGTTACGACGAACTCTCGCTTACCGGCGACGCAAAAATTGCTACTTCCGACGAGGGCGAGCGGCTGTTGACGGCTGCCGAACTCGGCCTGCCCGTGTGCCGCACCGAAGACCTGGTAGGCGGCCGCTCCGTGGAAGGTTCGGCCCGCATCTTCCGCGATGTGCTCGATGGCAAAGGCACCCGCCCGCAGTGCGATGTGGTAGCCGCCAATGCCGCCCTAGGTATCACCTGCATCAACCCCAACATCAGCCTGCCCGATGCGCTGGAGGCCGCCTACGAGTCGCTCGATTCGGGGCGGGCGCGGCAGGCCTTTACCACCTTGCTGAACACCTAA
- a CDS encoding anthranilate synthase component II: MSILVFDNYDSFTYNLVQVLRELGYGDQITVRRNDQLDLDEVEQYDAVLLSPGPGIPSEAGLMPELIRRYAPTKRILGVCLGHQGIAESFGASLINLSAVRHGVATDATVSVPGERLFAGIPERFRVGRYHSWAVKPDTMPDCLEATAFDEEGEIMALRHRQYDVRGVQFHPESILTEHGHRLLQNWLHDLPAAK; the protein is encoded by the coding sequence ATGTCTATTCTCGTTTTCGACAACTACGATTCGTTTACCTACAACCTAGTGCAGGTGCTGCGCGAACTGGGCTACGGCGACCAGATTACCGTGCGCCGCAACGACCAACTCGACCTGGATGAAGTAGAGCAGTACGATGCCGTGCTGCTGTCGCCCGGCCCGGGCATTCCCTCGGAGGCTGGTCTGATGCCGGAGCTTATCCGTCGCTACGCCCCAACCAAACGCATTTTGGGCGTGTGCCTAGGTCATCAGGGCATTGCCGAAAGCTTCGGGGCTAGCCTGATTAACCTGAGCGCGGTGCGCCACGGCGTGGCTACCGACGCTACGGTATCGGTACCCGGCGAGCGGCTGTTTGCCGGCATTCCCGAGCGTTTTCGGGTAGGACGCTACCATTCGTGGGCGGTGAAGCCCGACACCATGCCCGACTGTTTGGAGGCCACGGCGTTTGACGAGGAAGGTGAAATCATGGCGCTGCGCCACCGCCAGTACGACGTGCGGGGCGTGCAGTTCCACCCCGAGTCCATCCTGACGGAGCACGGCCACCGATTGCTGCAGAACTGGTTACACGACCTGCCGGCCGCTAAGTAA
- a CDS encoding anthranilate synthase component I family protein: MSAPIKLRTRHLSLPADTVTPVGLYLRLRDQYPGCLLLESSDYHAQQNAFSYIAFDELARFELRGAELLERLPDTSEERSTLDNPRHEALDRLRQFARRFEAPAADFPFISGGLFGYLGYGAAQYCEDVQFDATKPVAGPLPDARYGLYRYVLALNHYRQELHIFEHTPADSEPDDAALQRLLSVVRSPVRPTFGFAMEGEEETNQTDDEFRRVLAAGQQHCLRGDVFQIVLSRRFAQRFRGDEFQVYRALRAINPSPYLFYFDYGQYRLLGSSPEPQLRVEGREASIFPIAGTFRRTGQDAEDAALAQKLADDPKENAEHVMLVDLARNDLARHGRTVEVRRFREIQYYSHVIHLVSHVAATLADGTDPLQVAADTFPAGTLSGAPKVRAMQLIDQLEPTARGLYGGCIGHLGLNGDFNHAIFIRSFVSVGRTLYFQAGAGVVAKSDIESELNEVHHKLAALRQALKQAAAAGDEVLPVELGATESATAAR; the protein is encoded by the coding sequence ATGTCAGCACCCATCAAGCTTCGCACCCGTCACCTGAGCCTGCCCGCCGATACTGTTACTCCAGTGGGCCTGTACCTGCGCTTGCGCGACCAGTACCCGGGCTGCTTGTTGCTCGAAAGCTCCGACTACCACGCGCAGCAAAACGCCTTCTCGTACATCGCATTTGATGAGCTAGCTCGCTTTGAGCTGCGCGGCGCCGAGTTGCTGGAGCGCCTGCCCGACACATCGGAGGAACGCAGCACGCTGGACAATCCGCGCCACGAAGCGCTGGACCGCTTGCGCCAGTTTGCCCGTCGCTTCGAGGCACCTGCTGCCGACTTTCCTTTCATTTCGGGCGGGTTGTTTGGTTACCTCGGCTACGGCGCGGCGCAGTACTGCGAGGATGTGCAGTTCGATGCTACTAAGCCGGTGGCAGGCCCGCTGCCCGATGCGCGCTATGGCCTGTACCGCTATGTGTTGGCGCTTAACCATTACCGGCAGGAGCTGCACATATTTGAACACACCCCGGCCGATAGTGAGCCCGACGATGCGGCCCTGCAGCGCCTGCTGAGCGTGGTGCGCAGCCCCGTGCGGCCCACCTTTGGCTTTGCCATGGAAGGGGAGGAGGAAACCAACCAAACCGACGACGAATTCCGCCGGGTATTGGCTGCCGGCCAGCAGCACTGCCTGCGCGGCGACGTGTTTCAAATTGTGTTGTCGCGCCGCTTTGCCCAGCGCTTCCGCGGCGACGAGTTTCAGGTATACCGCGCTCTGCGGGCCATCAACCCTTCGCCGTACCTGTTCTACTTCGACTACGGCCAGTACCGCCTGCTGGGCTCGTCGCCCGAGCCGCAGCTGCGCGTAGAGGGCCGCGAAGCCAGTATCTTCCCGATTGCCGGTACGTTCCGCCGCACCGGGCAGGATGCCGAAGATGCTGCATTGGCGCAGAAGCTAGCCGACGACCCCAAGGAAAATGCCGAGCACGTAATGCTGGTCGACCTGGCTCGCAACGACCTAGCCCGCCACGGTCGCACCGTGGAGGTACGCCGCTTCCGCGAAATTCAGTACTACTCGCACGTAATCCATTTGGTAAGCCACGTGGCCGCCACCCTGGCCGATGGCACCGATCCGCTGCAGGTAGCCGCCGACACGTTCCCGGCCGGTACGCTTTCGGGCGCCCCAAAGGTGCGGGCCATGCAGCTGATAGATCAGCTGGAGCCCACAGCTCGTGGCTTGTACGGCGGCTGCATTGGGCACCTAGGCCTGAACGGCGACTTCAACCACGCCATTTTCATTCGCTCGTTTGTGAGCGTGGGCCGCACGCTTTACTTCCAGGCCGGAGCCGGGGTGGTAGCGAAGTCAGACATCGAATCGGAACTGAACGAGGTGCATCACAAGTTGGCTGCGCTACGCCAGGCCCTTAAGCAAGCTGCCGCAGCCGGCGACGAAGTGCTGCCCGTGGAGCTTGGCGCCACCGAGTCTGCCACAGCCGCTCGCTAA
- a CDS encoding alpha/beta hydrolase-fold protein, whose amino-acid sequence MRLLFAVGLALALGQAQAQTTLQLTSVPANTPAGAKLYVAGSFNNWNPASADWQLQPGAAGRYQITLPAAVSGAVEFKFTRGSWQTVESDAQFADVPNRRLTIGAGPTTIDLQVLGWKDLGTNAPAPCQSTAMQPQVRVISNEFDMPQLGRKRRVWVYLPTDYATNPQQRYPVLYLHDGQNVFDKCTSFSGEWGVDEALGKLEQQGVAAGKCVVVAIDNGGSSRLDEYSPWRNAQYGGGQGGLYVDFLVQTLKPYIDANYRTLIDRANTGIAGSSMGGLISLYAATRHPEVFGRVGVFSPAFWFAETELKNYLRQHRATAPTRFYFVAGAQESQTMVPLMQAVRDSLQRAGYAATDLSYQVRADGQHAEWFWQREFPAAHQWLFAPGTVNSQRPTAQQPFGMYPNPANQQVTVQLPAGLSEARLELVDTTGRVVLRRALREASSVIDVSALPKGNYVARVKGKKYAVNQTLVKQ is encoded by the coding sequence ATGCGCCTTCTGTTTGCCGTTGGCTTAGCGCTGGCCCTAGGTCAGGCCCAGGCCCAAACCACCTTGCAGCTCACCAGTGTGCCTGCCAATACCCCCGCCGGGGCCAAGCTGTACGTGGCGGGCAGCTTCAATAACTGGAACCCGGCCAGTGCCGATTGGCAACTGCAGCCGGGAGCGGCGGGCCGATACCAGATTACGCTGCCGGCAGCGGTTAGCGGAGCGGTTGAGTTTAAGTTTACCCGCGGCTCGTGGCAGACCGTGGAAAGCGACGCCCAATTTGCCGATGTGCCCAACCGCCGGCTCACGATTGGCGCCGGCCCGACTACCATTGATTTGCAGGTGTTGGGCTGGAAGGACTTAGGAACCAATGCCCCCGCGCCGTGCCAATCGACGGCTATGCAGCCGCAAGTGCGGGTGATCAGCAACGAGTTTGATATGCCGCAACTGGGGCGCAAGCGCCGGGTGTGGGTGTATTTGCCCACCGACTACGCCACCAACCCGCAGCAGCGCTACCCGGTGCTCTACCTCCACGATGGCCAAAACGTGTTTGATAAATGCACCAGTTTTTCGGGCGAGTGGGGCGTGGACGAAGCCCTAGGTAAGCTGGAGCAGCAGGGCGTAGCGGCAGGCAAATGCGTGGTGGTGGCCATCGACAACGGTGGCAGCTCGCGCCTCGATGAGTACTCGCCTTGGCGCAACGCCCAATACGGCGGCGGGCAAGGCGGTCTGTACGTCGATTTTCTGGTGCAAACGCTTAAGCCGTATATCGATGCCAATTACCGTACCCTCATCGACCGCGCCAACACGGGCATTGCTGGTTCGAGCATGGGCGGGCTGATTTCGTTGTACGCAGCTACCCGGCACCCCGAGGTTTTTGGACGGGTAGGCGTATTTTCGCCGGCGTTTTGGTTTGCCGAAACCGAGCTTAAAAACTACTTGCGCCAACACCGCGCCACCGCGCCCACCCGCTTTTACTTTGTAGCCGGCGCGCAGGAAAGCCAAACCATGGTGCCGCTAATGCAGGCCGTGCGCGACTCGCTACAGCGAGCCGGCTACGCCGCCACCGACCTGAGCTATCAGGTGCGCGCCGATGGGCAACACGCCGAGTGGTTTTGGCAGCGCGAGTTTCCGGCTGCTCACCAATGGCTTTTTGCGCCCGGCACAGTAAACAGCCAGCGCCCTACGGCACAACAACCGTTCGGAATGTACCCAAACCCGGCCAACCAGCAGGTTACGGTGCAGTTGCCCGCGGGCCTTTCCGAGGCGCGCCTGGAGCTGGTAGATACCACGGGCCGCGTGGTGCTGCGCAGAGCCTTGCGCGAGGCTAGCAGCGTAATCGACGTGAGCGCGCTGCCAAAAGGCAATTACGTAGCACGGGTAAAGGGCAAAAAGTACGCGGTTAACCAAACGCTGGTCAAACAATAA